One Chitinophaga sp. H8 DNA window includes the following coding sequences:
- a CDS encoding enoyl-CoA hydratase/isomerase family protein — protein sequence MYHTLSTKLVEDVYIIAVNRPDKMNALNQTVMQELGLAVDEVYTRKDIKSAILTGTGDKAFVAGADIGEFLKLSAAEGADLAKKGHVIFQRIAECPKPFIAAVNGFALGGGCELAMACHFRIASENARFGQPEVNLGLIPGYGGTQRLTQLVGKGKAIELMMTGDMLSAEEAQTWGLVNHVVKQEELLDKAKALLQKIHKKAPLAIARVVKCANAALDKDVDGYETEIAEFAACFATKDLQEGAAAFIEKRPARFTGE from the coding sequence ATGTACCATACTTTAAGTACAAAGCTTGTTGAGGATGTTTATATCATTGCTGTTAACAGGCCGGATAAGATGAATGCACTGAATCAAACAGTGATGCAGGAACTGGGGCTGGCGGTAGATGAGGTGTATACCAGGAAGGATATTAAAAGCGCAATACTGACAGGTACAGGGGATAAGGCCTTTGTGGCAGGTGCAGATATAGGGGAGTTTTTAAAGCTGTCGGCCGCCGAAGGGGCAGACCTGGCCAAGAAAGGCCATGTGATATTTCAGCGGATCGCAGAGTGTCCTAAACCATTTATTGCAGCTGTAAACGGCTTTGCTCTGGGTGGCGGATGTGAACTGGCAATGGCTTGCCATTTTCGTATAGCCAGTGAAAATGCCAGATTTGGACAACCGGAAGTAAACCTGGGTCTGATCCCTGGATATGGAGGTACGCAGCGCTTAACGCAGCTGGTAGGTAAAGGAAAAGCGATCGAACTGATGATGACGGGAGATATGCTCTCGGCAGAAGAAGCACAAACATGGGGGCTGGTAAATCATGTGGTAAAACAGGAGGAACTCCTGGATAAAGCGAAAGCGCTGCTGCAGAAAATACATAAGAAAGCCCCGTTGGCAATAGCCCGCGTGGTAAAATGTGCCAATGCTGCCCTGGATAAGGACGTGGATGGTTATGAAACAGAGATCGCCGAATTTGCAGCCTGCTTTGCTACCAAAGACCTGCAGGAAGGTGCAGCCGCTTTTATTGAAAAAAGACCCGCCCGCTTTACCGGAGAATAA
- a CDS encoding glutamine--tRNA ligase/YqeY domain fusion protein gives MSEEKPLNFIEQIIEEDVANGVNGGRVHTRFPPEPNGYLHIGHAKSICLNFGLANKFNGKTNLRFDDTNPVTEDTEYVDSIKADIRWLGFEWANELYASDYFDQLYAFAVQLIEKGLAYVEDATAEEIATMKGSPTVPGKPTPARSRSVAENLDLFERMRKGEFQDGEKVLRAKMDLASPNMHLRDPLMYRIKHAPHHRTGNKWCIYPMYDFAHGQSDSIEQITHSVCTLEFIPHRPLYDWFIEQLGIFPSRQYEFARFNLTYTVMSKRKLKQLVEEGFVNGWDDPRMPTLSGLRRRGYTATSIRTLCEERTGVQKRDNLMIDLSLLEFCIREELNKTANRVMAVLDPVKLVITNYPEGKTEELISENNPEDASAGHRTLPFSNTLYIEREDFMENPPKKFFRLGPGLMVRLKHAYIVKCDSFEKDANGQVTTIYCSYIPESKSSADTSGINVKGTLHWVSVAHAATAEVRLYDRLFKAENPSNEEGDFKAYINPDSLHIVEKAYIEPSLLQAKPGDRFQFLRKGYFTVDPDSSNDKIVFNRTVTLKDAWAKETSKGR, from the coding sequence ATGAGCGAAGAGAAACCTCTCAATTTTATAGAACAAATCATTGAAGAAGATGTAGCCAATGGGGTAAATGGCGGGCGGGTGCACACCCGGTTTCCACCCGAACCCAATGGTTATCTGCATATAGGCCATGCCAAATCCATTTGCCTGAACTTTGGCCTGGCCAATAAGTTCAATGGTAAAACCAACCTGCGCTTTGACGATACCAATCCGGTAACGGAGGATACAGAGTATGTAGACTCTATCAAGGCTGATATACGCTGGCTGGGGTTTGAGTGGGCTAATGAGCTGTATGCTTCTGATTATTTTGACCAATTATATGCCTTTGCCGTACAGCTGATAGAAAAAGGGCTGGCTTATGTGGAAGATGCTACTGCTGAAGAGATCGCCACCATGAAGGGTTCTCCTACCGTTCCGGGTAAGCCTACGCCTGCCCGCAGCCGTTCTGTAGCAGAGAACCTCGATCTGTTTGAGCGTATGCGCAAGGGCGAATTCCAGGACGGGGAAAAGGTGTTAAGGGCCAAGATGGACCTGGCATCTCCCAATATGCACCTGCGTGACCCGTTGATGTACCGCATTAAACATGCCCCTCATCACCGTACCGGTAACAAGTGGTGCATTTACCCTATGTATGATTTTGCGCACGGGCAAAGTGATAGTATTGAACAGATCACACACTCCGTATGTACACTGGAGTTTATACCTCACCGTCCGCTATACGACTGGTTCATTGAGCAATTGGGGATCTTCCCATCCCGTCAGTATGAATTTGCCCGCTTTAATCTTACCTATACGGTAATGAGCAAACGTAAGCTGAAACAACTGGTAGAAGAAGGTTTTGTAAATGGCTGGGATGACCCCCGTATGCCTACGCTCAGTGGATTACGCCGCCGTGGATATACTGCTACCAGCATACGTACGCTTTGCGAAGAACGTACCGGTGTACAGAAAAGGGATAATCTGATGATAGACCTGAGTCTGCTGGAATTCTGTATCCGGGAGGAACTGAATAAAACGGCCAACCGGGTAATGGCGGTACTGGATCCGGTAAAACTGGTGATCACCAACTATCCGGAAGGTAAGACCGAAGAACTGATCTCCGAAAATAATCCGGAAGATGCCAGTGCAGGTCATCGTACCCTCCCGTTCAGCAATACCCTGTATATAGAGCGGGAAGATTTTATGGAGAACCCACCTAAGAAGTTCTTCCGTTTAGGACCAGGTCTGATGGTGCGTTTGAAACATGCCTATATCGTTAAATGCGATAGCTTTGAAAAGGATGCCAACGGACAGGTAACTACTATTTATTGCAGTTATATTCCGGAGAGCAAGAGCAGTGCAGATACCAGTGGTATCAATGTAAAAGGCACCCTGCACTGGGTAAGCGTGGCACATGCTGCTACTGCCGAAGTGCGCTTATACGACCGGCTGTTTAAGGCGGAAAACCCCAGCAATGAAGAGGGCGATTTTAAAGCGTATATCAACCCTGACTCTTTGCATATAGTTGAGAAGGCTTACATTGAGCCGAGCCTGCTGCAAGCCAAGCCAGGTGACCGCTTCCAGTTCCTGCGCAAAGGATATTTCACGGTAGATCCGGATTCCAGCAATGATAAGATTGTATTTAACCGTACAGTTACCTTAAAGGATGCCTGGGCTAAGGAAACTTCCAAAGGAAGATAA
- a CDS encoding lipoprotein signal peptidase — protein MKYRHVILIVVLILVIDQAVKIWVKTHMYMQQEIPVFPNWFFIHFIENEGMAYGLKFGGEFGKIILTLFRLIAVIVGFVYMKKLIAEKYSRGLLICGSLILAGATGNLIDSMFYGMIFNDSLGYNVAQLFPKEGGYGTFLHGRVVDMLYFPIYEGVLPKWIPFKGGDTFIFFRPVFNIADAAISTGVITILLFQKRFFGRHMEPKESTNSIASDTAA, from the coding sequence TTGAAATATCGTCACGTAATACTGATCGTAGTACTGATTTTAGTGATAGACCAGGCTGTAAAGATCTGGGTGAAGACACATATGTACATGCAGCAGGAAATCCCTGTTTTTCCTAACTGGTTTTTTATTCATTTCATTGAGAATGAGGGGATGGCCTACGGTCTTAAGTTTGGTGGGGAATTTGGCAAGATCATACTTACCCTGTTCCGCCTAATAGCGGTAATAGTTGGTTTTGTATATATGAAGAAACTGATTGCTGAAAAGTACAGCCGGGGTTTGCTCATCTGTGGTTCCCTGATACTGGCGGGTGCGACAGGCAACCTGATAGACAGCATGTTTTATGGAATGATATTCAATGATAGCCTGGGATATAATGTTGCCCAGCTTTTCCCTAAAGAGGGTGGCTATGGAACCTTCCTGCATGGACGTGTGGTAGATATGCTCTATTTTCCCATCTACGAAGGCGTATTGCCCAAATGGATCCCGTTTAAGGGTGGAGACACTTTTATCTTTTTCAGGCCTGTATTTAATATTGCAGATGCTGCTATCTCTACAGGTGTCATTACCATTCTGCTGTTTCAAAAACGCTTTTTTGGCCGGCATATGGAACCTAAAGAATCTACGAATAGCATTGCAAGCGACACTGCAGCTTAA
- the fumC gene encoding class II fumarate hydratase translates to MEHRIEKDTMGEVQVPASAYYGAQTQRSIDNFRIAQDINRMPKEIIRAFAYLKKAAALTNLDAGVLPKEKADLIGKVCDEILEGKLDNEFPLVVWQTGSGTQSNMNVNEVVAYRAHVLNGGQLTDKDKVIHPNDDVNKSQSSNDTFPTAMHIAAYKMLVETTIPGIKKLRDTLAKKAAAFMHVVKIGRTHFMDATPLTVGQELSGYVSQLDHGLRAINNTLAHLSELALGGTAVGTGINTPKGYAENVAKHIAALTGLPFATAENKFEALAAHDAIVETHGALKTVAVSLMKIANDIRMLSSGPRSGIGELHIPDNEPGSSIMPGKVNPTQCEALTMIAAQVMGNDVAISVGGANGHFELNVFKPVMIYNFLHSARLIGDGCVSFNDKCAEGLEPITANIKKHVDNSLMLVTALNTHIGYYKAAEIAQKAHKEGTTLKEMAVKLGYVTPEEFDAWVDPSKMVGEIK, encoded by the coding sequence ATGGAACATAGAATAGAGAAAGATACCATGGGTGAAGTGCAGGTGCCTGCAAGTGCGTACTATGGTGCTCAAACACAGCGCTCCATTGACAATTTCAGGATTGCGCAGGATATTAACCGGATGCCTAAGGAAATTATCCGTGCTTTTGCCTACCTGAAAAAGGCGGCTGCACTGACTAACCTGGATGCAGGGGTGTTGCCTAAAGAAAAGGCTGACCTGATCGGTAAAGTGTGTGATGAAATACTGGAAGGTAAACTGGATAACGAATTTCCATTGGTAGTATGGCAGACGGGCTCAGGTACCCAATCCAACATGAACGTGAATGAAGTAGTGGCTTACCGCGCTCATGTGCTCAATGGAGGTCAGCTGACCGATAAAGATAAAGTGATCCACCCTAATGATGACGTGAATAAATCACAATCATCCAATGATACGTTTCCTACTGCTATGCACATCGCTGCTTATAAAATGCTGGTGGAAACAACCATTCCCGGTATCAAAAAACTGCGGGATACATTAGCTAAAAAGGCGGCTGCATTTATGCATGTGGTAAAAATCGGCCGTACACATTTTATGGATGCTACCCCGCTTACGGTAGGACAGGAGCTGAGCGGATATGTATCTCAACTGGATCACGGTTTGCGTGCTATCAATAATACTCTGGCACACCTGAGCGAATTGGCCCTGGGTGGTACTGCCGTAGGTACCGGTATCAATACGCCTAAGGGATATGCTGAAAATGTAGCTAAACATATCGCTGCATTAACAGGCCTGCCATTTGCAACTGCCGAAAATAAATTTGAAGCACTGGCAGCACACGATGCGATTGTAGAAACACACGGGGCACTGAAAACAGTAGCGGTGAGCCTCATGAAAATAGCCAACGACATCCGCATGCTTAGCTCAGGCCCACGTTCAGGTATCGGAGAATTACATATTCCGGATAATGAACCAGGCTCCTCTATCATGCCAGGTAAAGTAAACCCCACCCAATGTGAAGCGCTTACCATGATTGCGGCGCAGGTAATGGGCAACGATGTAGCTATCAGTGTTGGTGGTGCAAACGGGCATTTTGAACTGAATGTATTTAAGCCGGTTATGATCTACAATTTCCTGCACTCTGCCAGACTGATCGGTGATGGCTGTGTTAGCTTTAACGATAAATGTGCAGAAGGATTAGAGCCTATTACTGCCAATATCAAAAAACATGTGGACAATTCCCTGATGCTGGTAACTGCACTGAACACGCATATTGGTTACTACAAAGCAGCAGAAATTGCCCAGAAGGCACACAAGGAAGGTACTACCCTGAAAGAAATGGCGGTGAAACTGGGATATGTTACGCCGGAAGAGTTTGATGCATGGGTAGATCCAAGCAAAATGGTAGGTGAAATTAAATAA
- the gltX gene encoding glutamate--tRNA ligase: MKDKKVRVRFAPSPTGGLHLGGVRTVLFNYLFARQHKGDFVLRIEDTDQTRYVPGAEEYIMECLRWCGLNPDESPNVGGPYGPYRQSERKPLYRQYAEQLVASGHAYYAFDTPEELESMRERLKSAENPAPQYNHVVRAQMRNSLSMPDAEVQELLVKNTPHVIRIKMPVGEEVAFTDMVRGHVSFHAGMVDDKVLLKADGMPTYHLAVVVDDYLMKITHAFRGEEWLPSAPVHILLWIYLGWEAHMPQWAHLPLILKPDGNGKLSKRDGDRLGFPVYAMNWADPKTGELTKGFREIGFLPEAFINMLAVLGWNDGTEQEIFSLDELVEKFSMERVHKAGAKFDFEKAKWFNHQYLVKKDNDALAQLFLPVLQEKNIVADPAYVATVAGLVKERCHFINEIWDHGFFFFEEPQSYDVAAVKPKWTPEKAQFFTAWGAQLDALSAFTAVELEASFKALAAEKGIKMGELQLPFRIMLCGGKFGPPVFDIAATLGKAATQERIKKGLEAFAE; encoded by the coding sequence ATGAAAGATAAAAAGGTAAGAGTACGTTTTGCACCTAGTCCTACAGGAGGTCTTCACCTGGGAGGGGTACGTACCGTTTTGTTCAATTATTTGTTTGCCAGACAGCATAAAGGTGATTTTGTGCTGCGGATAGAAGATACAGATCAAACCCGTTACGTACCTGGTGCGGAAGAATATATCATGGAGTGTTTGCGTTGGTGCGGCCTTAATCCGGACGAAAGCCCGAATGTAGGAGGACCGTATGGTCCTTACCGCCAAAGTGAGCGAAAACCTTTGTACCGCCAGTATGCAGAACAGCTGGTAGCATCCGGCCATGCTTATTACGCATTTGATACACCGGAAGAACTGGAGTCTATGCGGGAAAGGCTGAAGTCGGCTGAAAACCCTGCTCCCCAATACAACCATGTGGTAAGAGCGCAGATGCGCAACTCCCTGAGTATGCCTGATGCGGAAGTACAGGAACTCCTGGTCAAAAATACCCCCCATGTGATCCGTATTAAGATGCCTGTGGGTGAAGAGGTGGCTTTTACGGATATGGTAAGAGGGCATGTTTCCTTCCATGCAGGTATGGTAGATGATAAAGTGCTGCTGAAAGCGGATGGGATGCCTACCTATCACCTGGCTGTAGTGGTAGATGATTATTTAATGAAGATCACCCATGCTTTCCGTGGGGAAGAATGGCTGCCCTCTGCGCCGGTACATATTTTATTGTGGATATACCTGGGATGGGAAGCTCACATGCCCCAATGGGCGCATCTGCCGCTGATCTTAAAACCGGATGGTAACGGAAAGCTGAGCAAACGCGATGGAGACCGTTTAGGCTTCCCGGTATATGCGATGAACTGGGCAGATCCAAAAACAGGTGAATTAACTAAGGGGTTCCGGGAAATAGGATTTTTGCCGGAAGCGTTCATCAATATGCTGGCAGTACTGGGCTGGAACGATGGTACCGAACAGGAAATATTTTCACTGGATGAACTGGTGGAAAAATTCTCTATGGAACGGGTGCATAAAGCAGGTGCCAAATTTGATTTTGAAAAAGCAAAATGGTTCAATCACCAATACCTGGTAAAGAAAGACAATGATGCACTGGCACAGTTGTTCTTACCGGTACTACAGGAAAAAAATATTGTGGCGGATCCGGCTTATGTAGCTACAGTAGCAGGACTGGTGAAAGAACGTTGTCATTTCATCAACGAAATCTGGGACCATGGGTTCTTCTTCTTCGAGGAGCCGCAAAGCTATGATGTAGCTGCCGTGAAGCCTAAATGGACACCGGAGAAAGCACAGTTCTTCACAGCATGGGGAGCGCAGCTGGATGCTTTGTCCGCATTCACCGCAGTGGAACTGGAAGCCAGCTTCAAAGCACTGGCTGCTGAAAAAGGGATCAAGATGGGAGAGCTACAGCTACCCTTCCGCATCATGTTATGTGGTGGTAAGTTTGGCCCCCCGGTGTTTGATATTGCTGCTACCTTAGGTAAGGCTGCAACACAAGAACGCATTAAAAAAGGACTGGAAGCATTCGCAGAATAA
- a CDS encoding cobalamin B12-binding domain-containing protein encodes MVNPLKRPVRVLVAKVGLDGHDRGAKVIASALRDAGMEVIYTGLRQTPEMVVNAALQEDVDAIGVSILSGAHMTVFPKIITLMKEKGMNDVLLTGGGIIPETDMQELQGMGVGTLFPPGTHTHDIASYITDWVAANRNF; translated from the coding sequence ATGGTCAACCCATTAAAACGCCCTGTACGCGTTTTGGTAGCTAAAGTAGGACTGGACGGTCACGATCGTGGCGCCAAAGTTATTGCATCTGCCCTCCGCGATGCCGGTATGGAAGTGATTTACACCGGCCTGCGCCAGACACCTGAAATGGTGGTAAACGCAGCGCTGCAGGAAGATGTGGATGCCATCGGCGTCAGTATCCTTTCCGGCGCCCATATGACAGTATTCCCCAAAATTATTACCCTCATGAAAGAAAAGGGTATGAATGATGTACTGCTTACCGGAGGCGGCATTATTCCGGAAACAGATATGCAGGAATTGCAGGGAATGGGGGTAGGTACCTTATTCCCGCCCGGTACCCATACGCATGATATTGCCAGTTATATCACTGACTGGGTAGCTGCAAACAGGAATTTTTAG
- a CDS encoding outer membrane beta-barrel protein, giving the protein MKRKLSHALLTLLFAPLCLWAQQEDTVKPGRVWIKHTFGEYPQHKKGIYTSWGGNGGLLSFANVKDNNVHIRNIPRFTVFFNVGTNFNYDLGNSFGLFTGINIKNIGLITKENDSIKLKRRVYTLGVPVGFKIGDVKKGRFFFFGGAECDLAFNYKEKQFQDGMKKKKFNEWFSDRTPLLMPSVFAGIRTFPGFGLKVQYYLNDFFNHDFSQTVGGAKVKPYEQLDAKLLFVTLSYDFGRMDYYKDRKRHRHGFRYNTTQDKKGKHTEVEIY; this is encoded by the coding sequence ATGAAACGTAAGCTTTCCCATGCTTTGCTTACCCTCCTGTTTGCCCCCCTGTGCTTATGGGCACAGCAGGAAGATACCGTAAAACCCGGCCGCGTCTGGATAAAACACACCTTCGGCGAATACCCCCAGCACAAAAAAGGAATATACACCTCCTGGGGAGGAAATGGTGGCCTGCTCTCCTTTGCCAATGTAAAGGATAACAATGTCCATATCCGTAATATTCCCCGGTTTACGGTCTTTTTTAATGTAGGTACCAATTTTAATTATGACCTGGGAAACAGCTTTGGCCTGTTTACAGGGATTAATATCAAGAACATCGGACTGATCACCAAAGAAAATGATTCCATCAAACTAAAGCGCCGGGTATATACCCTTGGCGTTCCCGTAGGATTTAAAATCGGCGATGTGAAAAAAGGCCGCTTCTTTTTCTTTGGCGGTGCTGAATGCGACCTCGCATTTAACTATAAGGAAAAACAGTTCCAGGATGGTATGAAGAAAAAGAAGTTTAATGAGTGGTTCAGCGACCGTACCCCCTTACTGATGCCCTCCGTTTTCGCGGGTATCAGAACCTTCCCTGGCTTTGGCCTGAAAGTACAATACTACCTGAATGATTTCTTTAACCATGATTTCTCACAAACAGTGGGCGGAGCTAAAGTAAAGCCCTATGAACAACTGGATGCCAAACTGCTCTTTGTTACCCTGAGCTACGACTTTGGCAGGATGGATTACTACAAAGACAGAAAACGGCATAGGCATGGGTTCAGATATAACACCACCCAGGATAAAAAAGGAAAGCATACAGAGGTAGAAATATATTAA
- a CDS encoding 2-hydroxyacid dehydrogenase, with the protein MKILFYSAQPYDQRYFTASNQSHNYELRFLEYPLNEDNTALVKDETIVCVFVNDQVNAAVLQLLHKKGVKLIALRCAGFNNVDLKTAAALGIKVVRVPAYSPHAVAEHAITLLLALNRKICKANSRIRDNNFTLNGLEGFDLYQKTVGVIGTGNIGAVFCKIMLGFGCKVLAYDVKSDPSLVAAGVAYVAVDTLLANSDIISLHCPLMDATHHLINAATIATMKRGATLINTSRGALIDTKAVIEGLKNGHIGALGIDVYEQEEQLFFHDHSGSIILDDIISRLMTFPNVLITAHQGFFTQEALTQIADTTLGNISSFINGKQLLNEVTA; encoded by the coding sequence ATGAAGATACTTTTCTATAGTGCCCAGCCCTACGACCAGCGCTATTTTACCGCCTCCAATCAGTCACATAATTACGAGCTGCGCTTCCTCGAATATCCCCTAAATGAGGATAACACCGCATTGGTAAAGGATGAAACCATTGTGTGTGTATTTGTGAATGACCAGGTGAATGCAGCCGTATTACAGCTGCTTCATAAAAAAGGCGTGAAGCTGATTGCGCTTCGTTGCGCAGGCTTTAATAATGTAGACCTGAAAACAGCTGCTGCATTGGGCATCAAAGTCGTGAGAGTGCCGGCCTATTCACCGCATGCGGTAGCAGAACATGCAATAACCCTGTTGTTGGCATTAAACAGGAAAATATGCAAAGCCAATAGCCGTATACGTGATAATAATTTTACGCTCAACGGACTGGAGGGATTTGACCTCTACCAGAAAACAGTAGGTGTGATAGGTACAGGAAATATTGGGGCAGTGTTTTGTAAAATCATGCTGGGATTTGGTTGTAAGGTACTGGCCTATGATGTGAAAAGTGATCCGTCATTGGTCGCCGCAGGAGTAGCGTATGTTGCAGTAGATACCCTGCTGGCAAACAGTGATATCATCTCCCTACATTGCCCGCTGATGGATGCCACTCACCACCTGATCAATGCAGCTACTATTGCTACGATGAAGCGTGGGGCCACCTTGATCAATACCAGCAGAGGGGCATTGATTGATACAAAAGCAGTGATAGAAGGACTTAAAAACGGTCATATCGGTGCCCTCGGAATTGATGTGTATGAGCAGGAAGAGCAGCTGTTTTTTCATGATCACTCCGGTAGTATTATTCTGGATGATATTATTTCCAGACTGATGACCTTTCCCAATGTATTAATTACTGCGCATCAGGGATTCTTTACACAGGAGGCATTGACACAGATTGCAGATACTACGCTGGGCAATATCAGCAGTTTTATAAATGGAAAACAGCTCCTGAATGAAGTAACAGCATGA
- a CDS encoding sulfite exporter TauE/SafE family protein: protein MHNEEIELIERETASVGAQEVLIDLVNEDNKQKKGLWLLIGLLTSITLAGLWYTYYYHVPEATQGQVSAFIQSVFTQELLFYILVGLAAQTVDGALGMAYGATSSSLLLGLGIPPAITSASVHVAEVFTTGASGIAHFKLGNVNKKLFLYLLIPGMTGAIIGAYLLSNKIDGDAIKPYISAYLMILGVIVLRKAFQSNKAKSKTKRLGPLAFFGGFMDAIGGGGWGPIVTSTLLSKGRTVHYTIGSVNAAEFFITIASASTFLVFTGVDSWQVIIGLIIGGVIAAPFAAILVRKLKRKPIMIIVGLLVILMSLRNIISTFF from the coding sequence ATGCATAACGAGGAAATAGAACTCATAGAACGCGAAACAGCCAGTGTGGGTGCGCAGGAGGTACTGATAGACCTCGTTAATGAAGATAATAAGCAAAAGAAGGGTTTGTGGTTGCTCATCGGGTTACTGACCAGCATTACGCTGGCCGGATTATGGTATACTTATTATTACCATGTGCCGGAAGCTACACAAGGCCAGGTAAGTGCTTTTATCCAATCCGTTTTCACACAGGAACTTTTGTTTTACATCCTGGTGGGATTAGCTGCACAAACAGTAGATGGCGCATTAGGAATGGCTTATGGCGCCACTTCTTCTTCGCTCCTGTTGGGGCTGGGCATACCTCCTGCCATTACCAGTGCCAGTGTACATGTGGCAGAAGTATTTACTACCGGAGCTTCAGGCATTGCCCACTTCAAATTGGGGAACGTTAATAAAAAGCTCTTTCTCTACTTATTGATACCAGGTATGACGGGGGCTATTATCGGTGCTTATCTGTTGTCTAATAAAATAGATGGAGATGCTATCAAACCATATATCAGCGCTTACCTGATGATATTGGGCGTTATTGTTTTACGCAAGGCCTTTCAATCCAACAAGGCAAAAAGTAAAACCAAACGGTTGGGGCCGCTGGCATTCTTTGGTGGCTTCATGGATGCTATTGGTGGCGGTGGCTGGGGCCCTATTGTTACCTCTACTTTACTGAGCAAAGGCAGAACCGTTCATTATACCATCGGTTCTGTAAATGCAGCAGAGTTTTTTATTACCATAGCCAGTGCCAGTACCTTTCTGGTATTTACGGGGGTTGACAGCTGGCAGGTGATCATAGGCCTGATCATTGGCGGTGTAATAGCAGCCCCATTTGCAGCGATACTCGTGCGGAAGTTAAAACGTAAGCCTATTATGATCATTGTAGGCTTGCTGGTCATCCTCATGAGCTTACGGAATATCATTTCCACCTTTTTCTGA